A part of Crassostrea angulata isolate pt1a10 chromosome 5, ASM2561291v2, whole genome shotgun sequence genomic DNA contains:
- the LOC128185252 gene encoding uncharacterized protein LOC128185252, translated as MVDVKSFKYSTIKNYLNIVKHLYFANDFDDPIHGVWLIQQTLKGAKRELGDAQEAATPIQSCHLLLIRSALYLDLKEDLSFWAACLIAFFGLLRPGNFLSQGPICVPDRDLCIQNISPHAKGFLLFLNWTKTLQFREHQLQVTLPDLHGHPLCPASALRSVFRLLFANPLTSDTSPLLQRTDGKPLSYSWFLSRLRKIGPSTLFQLIQNPNCLSVLTKTYL; from the exons ATGGTGGATGTAAAATCGTTTAAATATAGTACTATTAAGAATTATCTTAATATCgtgaaacatttatattttgcaaatgACTTTGATGACCCTATTCATGGTGTATGGTTGATCCAGCAGACACTGAAGGGAGCAAAACGTGAACTTGGGGATGCCCAAGAGGCAGCTACACCAATCCAGTCTTGTCACCTTTTACTTATTAGGAGTGCGTTATATTTAGACCTCAAAGAGGACTTATCTTTTTGGGCGGCATGCCTGATAGCATTTTTTGGACTTTTGCGCCCTGGAAACTTCTTATCTCAGGGACCAATCTGCGTACCGGACCGCGACTTGTGTATCCAAAACATAAGCCCGCACGCCAAAGGCTTCTTGTTATTCCTGAATTGGACGAAAACTTTGCAGTTTCGTGAGCACCAACTTCAAGTCACCCTCCCGGATCTGCACGGTCATCCACTGTGCCCTGCCAGCGCCCTGCGTAGCGTATTTCGGTTGCTTTTCGCCAACCCTTTGACTTCAGACACATCCCCTCTCCTTCAACGGACAGATGGCAAACCCCTGTCTTACAGCTGGTTTTTGTCTCGACTGCGAAAAATCGGTCCTTCTACTTTGTTCCAATTGATACAGAACCCTAATTGTCTCAGTGTTTTGACCAAAACTT ACCTGTAG